The nucleotide sequence GCACTATAGCGTGTTCGCGGCGGGGATATTCAGCATGCCCCGTGACTCGCTTTGAAGGGGTATTCCATGATGAAGTCGCGCACCCGTCGCGCACTCGTGCTCACCGGTTCGGCCGTCGCCGTCTCGCTCGCCCTCACCGGCTGCAGCGCGATCAACAGCATCCTCGGCGGAGGAAGCGCCGACGCCACCCGCGACGAGAAGACCGGCCAGGTCACCGAGAGCGCCAACATCGACGTCTTCTCGGTCAAGCTCGGCGACTGCATGCTCGAGACCGGCTCCGGGATGCTCACCGACGCGAACGTCGTGCCGTGCGCCGAGCCGCACGACGAAGAGGTCTTCTACGAGATCAAGATGGAGGACGGCGAGTACTCCGAGGACGCCATCAGCGCCGCGTCCGAGGGCTGCATCGGCGACGCCTACACCTCGTTCGTCGGCGTCAGCTACCAGGAGTCCGCTCTCGACGTCACCACCCTGACGCCGAGCAAGGACTCGTGGGAGCAGGCCAACGACCGCGTGATCCAGTGCATCATCGTCGACCCGGCCGGCCAGGTCGAGGGGTCGCTGAAGGGCGCTGCGCGCTGATCCGACCGCGTCACTGCGAAGGGCTCCGCCACGAGGCGGGGCCCTTCGTCGTTCCCCCTCCCGGTCGTCACCCGTCGGCGGCGCGCAATGCGAGCCAGGCGGCGACGCGGTCGTCCGGATCGGAGAGCGACAGCCCGAGGAGATCCTCGATCCGCCGGATACGGGCCGTCAGCGTCTGACGGTGGATCCGCAGGCGGGCCGCGCTCTCGCTCCACGCGCCGTGGGACGCGAGGAAGACCCGGAGCGTGTCGAGGAGTTCGGCCGACCGCTCCGCACCGCGCAACGGGTCGAGGAGGCGGGCCAGCCGACCGGTCTGGTCGGCGTCGAGAGCGCCGAGCACGAACGACACCGTCGGGATGGCCTCATACCGGACGACGCGTTCGCCCCCGGTGCGCGCGGCCTCGCACGCGTGCCGCGCCTCATCGATGCTGCGCGCGAGCACGTCGGTGCCCGCCGGACGACCGAGCCCGAGATAGAGCGTCGAGGCGAACGCCCTGGCCCGGTGCGCGATCTCTTCTGCATGGTCCTCGCGCACCACGCCGTGGACCACGCCGCGCTGCGAGGTGAAGACGTGCTCGGCGCCGAGCTCGTCGAGCCAGAGCGCCAGGAGATGCTCGACGTCGACGCCGCTGGTGCGCGACGCCAACGCGAAGCCCCTCAGCACGCGCTCGTGCACGCCCCAGCGCCGGAGCAGGCGGGTCGCCTCGTCACCGCCGTGGCGCACGGTCTCGAACATCATCGAACGGCCCAGGCGCTCCAGGTGGCTGCTGTCCCGCGTCCGCATCAGGAGGTCGAGCAGCGCCGCGGCCTGGGAGCTGAGCTCCCGCCCGCGTCCCGAGCTGTCGTTGCGCGGCGCGGTCACCAGCTGCGCACTGATGTCCTGGCCCGGTCCGACCGGATGCACCTGCAGGGCACGATGCCGCACGCGCACGGGGCGTCCGACGGCGACGGCGATGGCATCGTCGATGTGCAGGCTTCCGGCGCCGGCCGTGGTGATCACCTCGCCGTGGCGATCCAGCAGGACGGCCCATCCGTCGATGCGATGCGCCAGCTCCGCGATGACGCCGGTGATGCCGCTGCGGCGCGCGGCGAGCGTCAGCACGCGCATGGCCGAGGTGATGGCCCGCGCCTCGGCGGCCTGGTCGACGGCGAGAAGGGAGGTCAGGGTCGGCCCGAGGAGCGACGGTGCCGTCGGCGCTCCGACCATCGCGGTGATACCGGCGGCCTGCAGGACGCTGCGAAGGCGCGGACCGTCGGCGCTGGTGACCACCACGGCCTCCCGCAGGGCACCGAGACGGTCGTGATCGGCGTCGACGATCGCATGCTCCTCGGCGATGACGAGGGTCGCATGGAGCGCGTCCACGGGCGGGCCGAAGGACGCGAAGTCGAGGACCGCGTTCACGGGGCGTCCGTCGGGAACGGCGCCGGGCAGCAGCGCGGCGCGGAGGGAGCGGGCCACGGAGGCGACATCACGAGCCACCCCCTGATCATACAAGTTGTCGAACGCGCCGTTACCTATTCACACATCTGTCGGATGCCGAGGGGTTCCGCTCTCTCCTAGCATCGTCCGCATCCCCACTTCCCGAAGGATGTCATGAAAGCTGTTGTCTTCCGCGACCCGCAGTCGCCCATCGAGTTCGTCGACGTCGACCTCGCCCCGCCCCGCGCCGGAGAGGTCCGCGTGCGCATCGCCGCGGCCGGCGTGTGCCACTCCGACCTCCACGTCAAGCGCGGCGAGTGGGATGCCGCCGCTCCCCTGGTCATGGGCCACGAGGGTTCGGGCGTCGTCACCGAGCTCGGCGAGGGCGTCACCACGCTGGCCGTGGGCGACCACGTCGTCCTGAGCTGGGTGCCCCCGTGCGGCGAGTGCCGGTACTGCCGAGCCGGACACGAGGCCCGGTGCCAGAAGGTCGCGACCGTCGTCGCTCCCCTCGGCGTGCTCTTCGACGGGACGTCGCGTCTGAGCCGCGACGGCGAGCAGCTGCACCACTACCTCGGCGTCTCGTCGTTCGCGGAAGAGGTCGTCGTCCCGGCCTCCGGCGCGGTCAAGGTGCGCGATGACGCGCCGCTCGACGTCATCGCCGTGGTCGGCTGCGCCGTCGCGACCGGTGTCGGCGCCGTCCTGAACACCGCCGCCGTCGAGCCGGGGTCGACCGTCGCCGTGATCGGCTGCGGCGGCGTCGGGCTGAACGTCGTCCAGGGCGCCCGCCTCGCCGGTGCCGAGCGCATCGTCGCGATCGACGTGCGTCCCGAGAAGACGCAGATGGCCCTGCAGTTCGGCGCGACCGACCGCATCGACGCCTCGCAGGGCGACGCCGTCGCCCAGCTCCGGGAACTCATCCCCGACGGCGTCGACTACGCCTTCGACGCGATCGGCCGGACCAGCACCACCGAGCAGTCCATCCAGATGCTCGGTCTGGGCGGCGCCGCCGTCATCGTCGGACTCCCGCCGACCGGAGCACGCGCCTCGTTCGAGCCCCTCGTCCTCGCCGAGGCCGACCAGCGCATCCTCGGCTCCAACTACGGCTCGGTGCGGCCGTCGATCGACGTGCCCGCCCTGGTGGACCGCTACATGGACGGCCAGCTGAAGATCGACCCGCTGATCTCCGGGCGCCGCCCGCTCGCCGAGGCCGCCGCGGCCCTTGACGACCTCGAGGCCGGCTCCGCCCTCCGCACCCTCCTCATCCCCTGACCGCCGTCCGCGGTCGCCCCCCCCCCTGAAACCCGAATCCAGGAGAACCATGTCAGACACCGTCGTCGCCCCGCCTGGCGCCCCGAAGGACGCCGGTCTCCGCACCGGCGTCATGAGCGGGCCGGAGCTCGCCGCCCAGGCCATCGCCAACATCGCCCCCAGCGCCGTCATCGCCTTCACCGCGGCGGCCATCTTCCTCGGCGCCGGCAACGGCACCATCTACGCCTTCGCCCTCGCCACGATCGTGATCCTGTGCGTCGGCTACTGCGTGGTGGTGTTCGCCCGCAAACACGCATCCGCGGGGTCGCTCTACACGTACGTGTCGAAAGGCCTCGGCCCGTTCGGCGCCTTCCTCGCCGGCGTGACCCTGCTCATCGGCTGCTTCGGAATCGCCGCGGCCTCCCTCAGCGGCTCGGTCAGCTACATGGCGCAGTTCCTGAGCATGCTCGGCCTTCCGGCCCAGGGCCTCGGCTGGGACATCGGCCTCGCCATCGTGCTCGGCGGCCTCGCCACGCTGTTCACGATCCGCGGCATCCGCCTGTCCGCGCGGGTATCGCTCGTGCTTGAGCTCATCTCCGTCGGCATCATCCTCGTGCTGCTGATCGCCGCCCTCGCGTGGGCCGGGCCGGCCGCCTGGGATCCCGCGCAGGTGCTCGCCACCGGCTCCTCGTTCCAGGGGGTCGCGTCCGGCATGGTGCTCGGCATCCTCGGCTTCGTCGGCTTCTCGTCGGCGGATGCCCTGGGGCGTGAGGCGAAGGAGCCCTACAAGGCGATCCCCCGCGCCATCATGTGCAGCGCCCTCGGTGTCGGCGTCCTCTACGTGTTCGCCGCCTACACGCAGATCGCCGTGCTCGGTGACGACCTCGCCACCGCCGCGAGCCCGCTGGAGAGCATGTCCGCCCTCATCGGGATGCCGGGCTGGTTCGCCGCCGTCCTGACGTTCGGGGTCTCGGCCTCGTTCTTCGCGGTCGTCGTCGCCCCGCTGAACGTGATCGGACGCATCGTCTACGTGATGGGCAAGGAGGGCGTGGTCGCGGAGCGGTTCGGCCGGACGCACGAGCAGCACCTCACCCCGCATCGCGTGCTCATCATCGCCGGGGCCGCGGCGGTCACGGTCGACATCGTGCTGCTGCTCGCCGGCGCCGCGACCGGTGACATCCTCGTCTGGGTCAACACCTGGGGCACCTACGGCTACATGGTCGCGTACGCCCTCGTCGCCATCGCCTGTGTCGTCTACACGCAGCGGGCGAAGATGCGGAACGGACTCGTGAAGGTGTGCGCGACGGTGGCCGTCGTCACGATGGCGTACGTCTTCTTCGCGAACGTCTGGCCGGTCCCGGCCTTCCCGTACAACGTGATCCCCTACGTGTTCCTCGCGGCCGTCGCCCTCGCCCTGACCCGGTACGCGTGGCTCGCCCGCCGCCGCCCGGACGTCATCGCCCGGATCGGCAACACCGAGACGAGCGCCATGGAGGGCGTCGGCTGATCGCCCCCACCCGTACGAAGAGCCCCTCCGTCCGGAGGGGCTCTTCGCGTCCCGGGCACCGCCGGAAACAAGCCCCGGACATGAGAGAAGCCCCCTCCGAGGAGGGGGCTTCTCTCATTGGCTCCCCGGCTTGGACTCGAACCAAGAACCTGCCGGTTAACAGCCGGCTGCTCTGCCAATTGAGCTACCGAGGAATGTGCACCGCTGTGCGGGCAACTCGTCCAGCTTAGCAAACTCCGGAGCGTGCTCGTGACACCGGGGCGCCTTTCGCGGCCGTCGGGCGTGTCGCGTTCAGCGGCGGGAATCGGACTCCGCGTTGGGCACCCAGAGCAGGTCCTTGCCCACCCCGCGCGCCACCACATGCCCCCCGCGGAGCATGAGGGTCTCCGCGTTGAGCTCGCGGATGAAGTCGGCGTCGTTGGTGACGAGGAGAGCCGCCATGCCCTCCTCCTTGCGGCGTCGGGTGATCGCGTCGAAGACGACGGGTCGGACCTCGAGGTCGAGGTTGGCGAGGATCTCGTCGGCGATGAGCACCCGGGGCTCCAGGACGAACGACCGGGCGATCGCGACCCGCTGCCGCATCCCCGCACTGAGCTCGTACGGGAACTTCGCCGCCGTGCCGAGCGGCAGATGGAGTTCGTCGAGGAGCGTCGCCACCCGGATCGACAGCGCGCGCGTGTTGACGCGCCGCTCGCGGATGAGGATCGGCTCGGCGATGATCTCGTTGACCGTCAGTCGCGGCGGGAGATCGGCGCCCGCCCCCTGCGGCACGAAGCCGGTGCGGTACGTGAGCAGCCGGTGCTTGCGACCGGGACGACGGATGTCGACCCCGCACACCTGCGCGCTGCCGCCCACGACCCGGACCGAGGGGTCGGTCGACCCGGCGAGAGCGGCGACGAGCGTCGACTTGCCCGAACCCGTGGGGCCGGCGACGCAGATCAGACCGCCGGGCGCGAGCGAGAAGGTCACCCCGTCGACGGCGCGATTGGGCGTCCCGTGGCCGATCCGGTCGATGACCAGATCCGAGCACTCGATGGCGTTCGGGGATTCGGGCGTCCGGGGCATGTGTCCATCCTGCCGTCTCGCGTGCCGCCGCTCCGGTTACGACTCGGCGAAGAACCGCTGGCGCTCCACGTCGATGTCGCGCAGCCGCACCCGCAGCGCACGCCCGCCATCCGAATCCGCGGGGACACGCTGCACGGCACCCAGGAGCTCCTGCTTCTCGTGCTCCAGCTGGCGCAGCACGAGGCGCCGGGCGAGGTCGGTCGCGGAGGCCACGGCCCCCGCCTCGTCCCGCGCGGGGAACGGCGTCATCAGGAGTTCACCGGCGAGCGACCGATAGGGCTCGCGCACGCTGTTGACCGCGTCGGTCACCCATCCGGGCCGGCTGCGGTCGGGAGCGGCCGCGACCGCCTCGCGCACCGCATCGAGTCCCGGCGTGCGGAACGGCTCGGCGAGGGCCCGCGTCAGCAGCGCCGCGTCGACCTGGTGTCCGTACTGCAGAGCCCCCATGAGCGCATCGCGCTCCACGGCGACGTCAGGCGAACGCGGGAGGCTCGCCAGCGTGACGGCGGCCACGACCGGGGCTCCCGTCGCGGGATCGACGCGCGGGGCGGACTCGCGACGCGTCGGCGGCGTGGTCTGGGCGCCGCGCGCGGCGCGTTCGACCTCCCCGTGCACCTCCGTCGGATCCATGCCGAGCCGCCGGGCGAGCACCCGTTCGTAGCCCGGACGCAGCAGTCGGTCCCGGATCTCGGCGACGATCGGCGCCGCGGCGCGCAACGCGCCGACCCGCCCCTCCACGGTGGCGAGATCGAAGCCCGCGAGCTTGCGGTCGATCGCGAACTCGAACATCGGCTGCTTGGCGTCCATCAGCCCGCGCACCGCCGCGTCCCCGCGTTGCAGCCGGAGGTCGCACGGGTCGAGGCCGTCCGGTGCGACCGCGACGAACGTCTGCGCGTTGAACCGGTCGTCCTCCGTGAACGCCCGCAGCGCGGCCTTCTGCCCCGCCTCGTCGCCGTCGAAGGTGAACACGACCTCGCCGGATGCGTTGTCGTCGCCCATGACCCGGCGGAGGACCTTGATGTGCTCCGCGCCGAAGGCGGTGCCACACGTCGCGACCGCCGTCGTCAGGCCCGCCAGGTGGCAGGCCATCACGTCGGTGTACCCCTCCACGACGACGACGCGACGAGGGTCGCCGCGGGAGATGTCGCGCTTGGCGAGATCGAGCCCGTAGAGCACTTGGGCCTTCTTGTAGATCGGCGTCTCCGGGGTGTTCAGGTACTTCGGGCCCTGATCGTCGTCGAAGAGCTTGCGGGCGCCGAAGCCGATCGTCTGCCCCGACACATCCCGGATCGGCCACACCAGGCGCCCACGGAACCGGTCGTACACCCCGCGTTGCCCGGTCGAGACGAGCCCGGCGGTGCTCAGCTCCTCACGCGTGAAACCCTGCGCGGTGAGGGCCTTGAGCATGCCGTCCCAGCCCCGCGGGGCGAAGCCGACACCGAAGTGCGCCGCCGCCCCCGCGTCGAAACCGCGCTCACCGAGGAACCGGCGCGCGGCCTCGGCGTCCGGCGACAGCAGCTGGGAGCGGAAGAACTCCGCGGCGGCGGTGTTCGCCGCATAGAGGCGGCTGCGGCCGCTCGTCTCCGGCGCCGCGCCCCCGTCCTCGTAGTGCAGGGTGTAGCCGATGCGCCCGGCGAGCCGCTCGACCGCCTCCGTGAAGCTCACGTGATCCATCGCCCGCAGGAACGAGTAGACGTCTCCCGACTCCCCGCAGCCGAAGCAGTGGTAGTACCCGACCTGCTGACGCACGTGGAAGCTGGGGCTCTTCTCGTCGTGGAAGGGGCACAGGCCCTTGAGCGAGCCGACCCCCGCGGACTTCAGGGCGACGCGCTCCCCGACGATGTCGGCGATGTTCGTGCGGGCCTTGACCTCGTCGACGTCGGCCTGCCGGATGCGGGGCATCAGTGCACGCCTTCAGCGACAGGGCGCCTCTCGACAGGGGTCCGCGCGCCGGGGCGCGCGTGACGCGGCGTCCAGATGCCGACCTCCGCGGGGTCGATCTCGCCGACCAGCCGGTTGTGCCAGTCGATCGCGCTCTGGTCCGTCAGACTCGCGATCTGATCGACGACGACCCGCGCCCGCTCCGCATCGCTCTCCGCGGCGACGAAGTCGGCGGCGAATGCCGGCTCCAGCACATCGGCCCCGGCCGACCAGAGGGTGTCGGTCGACCACAGGGCGTCGGCCAGGCGCTTGAGCACCCGGCGCTGCTCCTTGTACACGCCCTTTCTCGCGTCGATCGTGACGATCGCCTGCCCCATGATCCCCTTGAGGACGGCGATCTCGACCTCGACGACCCGCGGCACGATGACGTGGGCGTTGTAGCGGACCAGGGCGGTCCCCCCGAAGGCGTCACGCGTGGCGGAGACCGCCGCACGGGCGAACCGGCCGATGAGATCGCTGGTCAGGTTCTTGAGGCGGGCGAGGTCCTGCCGGGAGCGGTCGAACGAGGCGAGCCACATCGGCTGCGAGGCGAGCCGGTAGAGCGCGTCGGCGAGCTCGTCGCGGGTGAAGTCGTAGCCCACCCACTGCTGGATCCGGCTGAGCAGCGCCTCGTGCGCCGCCGGGTCGGCCAGCTGGGCGACGTCGACGTAGCCGTTGACGATCGCGTCCTCGAAGTCGTGCACCGAATACGCGATGTCGTCGGACAGATCCATGATCTCGGCCTCGATGCAGCGCAGGCGCCCCGGCGCCCCCTCGCGCATCCACCGGAACACCGCCTCGTCCTCCGGGTAGACGCCGAATTTGAGCCGTCCTCCGGGGTCGGGCACGGGGCTGTCGACCGTCCACGGGTACTTGCAGGTCGCGTCCAGGCTCGCGCGGGTCAGGTTCAGTCCCACCGAGGAGCCGTCGGCGTCGAGCACCTTCGCCTCCAGGCGGGTGAGGATGCGCAGCGACTGGGCGTTGCCCTCGAAGCCCCCGATCGCCTCGGCCCACTCGTTCAGCGCGCGCTCGCCGTTGTGACCGAAGGGCGGATGGCCGAGGTCGTGGCTCAGACATGCCGTGTCGACGACGTCGGCCGAGACACCGAGCGCCGCCGCGAGCTCCCGGCCGACCTGCGCCACCTCGAGCGAGTGGGTCAGGCGGTTGCGGGCGAAGTCCGCCGTGCTCGCCGGGCTCAGCACCTGGGTCTTGGCCGCGAGCCTCCGCAGCGCGGCGGAATGCAGCACCCGGGCGCGGTCGCGGGCGAAGTCGTCGCGCTCGGAACGGTGGGTCTCCGCGAAGAAGCGCTCCGCGTCGCGCACGTCATAGCCGTCGGCGCGAGAGCCGACCCGGGGGTCATCCGCCACTGTTCTCGATCTCCGCTCCACGCATCATCTCCGAGGCCGACGACGCGAGCTCGCGCGACTCCAGCCACTTCTCCGGGAGGGCCGTCCGCTTCGGATGCCCCGCGCGTCCGCGCTGGCCCTCCGCGTCGGCACCGGGGTACGGGGCCGAGCGATCCAGTCGGCCCAGGAGATCGTCGATCTCCTGCAGACTCGACGCCGTCGCGAGGCCCGTCCGGATGTCGCCGCCCACCGGATAGCCCTTGAAGTACCAGGACACGTGCTTGCGGATGTCGCGGCACCCGCGATCCTCGTCCTCGAAGAACTCGACGAGGAGTTCCGCGTGCCGCCGGAAGGCATCCGCGACGAAGCCGAGCGTCGCGTCGACCGTCTTGCCCTCTCCCCCGAAGGCGAGGGCGAGCTGACCGAAGAGCCACGGGCGTCCGAGACAGCCGCGGCCGACCACGACGCCGTCGCAGTCGGTCTCCGCCATCATGCGCACCGCGTCGTCGGCCGACCAGATGTCGCCGTTGCCGAGCACCGGGATGCTGGTGACGGCCTGCTTCAGCTCGCCGATCGCACTCCAGTCCGCGTGGCCGGAGTAGAACTCGCTCGCGGTGCGGGCGTGCAGCGCGACCGCGGCGGCCCCCGCGTCCTCCGCGGCGCGGCCGGCGTCGAGGAACGTGAGGTGGTCGCGATCGATGCCCTTGCGCATCTTGACGGTGAGGGGGATGTCTCCCGCGGCCTTGACCGCCTGATCGACGATGTCCGCGAAGAGCCTCGACTTCCACGGCAGGGCGGCGCCGCCGCCCTTGCGGGTCACCTTCGGCACCGGGCAGCCGAAGTTGAGGTCGATGTGGTCGGCGTGATCCTCCGCGACGATGATGCGCACGGCCTCCGCGATCGTCTTCGGGTCGACGCCGTAGAGCTGGATGGAACGCGGCGTCTCCGACTCGTGGTGCCGGATCAGACGCATGGTCGTCTCATTGCGCTCGACCAGCGCGCGGGATGTGATCATCTCGCTCACGTACAGGCCGGCGCCGTACTCCCGGCACAGACGCCGGAACGCCGTGTTCGTGATGCCGGCCATGGGCGCGAGCACGACCGGCACGTCGAGGTCGATCGGGCCGATGCGGAGGGGGCGGGCGGGGGCGGTGGCGACAGTCATGACGTGTCCATTCTCCCAGACCCGGAGCCGGTGGGGATGCGGCGACCTAAGCTGTGCATATGACCGATTCCGCGCTCCGTTCCATCCCCTTCACCGACGCCCAGGGGCAGGAGAAGACTCTGGACGATCTCGGCGCCGACGTGGTGCTCGTGGTGAACGTCGCCTCCAAGTGCGGCCTCACCCCGCAGTACGAGCAGCTCGAGGAGCTGCAGCGCCGGTTCGGCGACCGCGGTTTCACCGTCGTCGGGTTCCCGTGCAACCAGTTCTTCGGTCAGGAGCCCGGGTCGGTCGACGAGATCCTCGAGTTCTGCTCCACCACGTACGGCGTCTCGTTCCCGGTGAACGACAAGGTCAAGGTCAACGGCAAGAACGCCGCCGAGCTATACAAGGCGCTCAAGGAGACTCCGGACGCCGGCGGCAAGGCCGGGCGGGTCGAGTGGAACTTCGAGAAGTTCCTCGTGCTGCCCGACGGCGACGTGCTGCGGTTCCGCCCGAAGCAGAAGCCCGACGCGCCGGAGATCGTCGAGGCCATCGAGGCGGCACTCACCCGCTGAACCCGGACCGTTCACCTGCCGGTCCCTCCGTCGACACTTCGCCTCCCTAGTCTCGCCGCGGCGATACGCGCCCGGAGACGAAGGAGACCACGCATGCCCGACCGACTGCCCCTCAGCCGGCGAACAGTCCTCACCGCGGGAGCGCTCGGCGCGCTCGGCACCGCGCTCCCCCTCGGCACGACTGCCGCCACGGCGGACACGGTCGCGGCCGCGCCCGGTGCGGGCCCCGCACGCGCCCTGCGGTTCCGCGCCGCCGGCACGTTCCGCGTCGTCCAGTTCAACGACACCCAGGACGACGAGCGCACGGACCGCCGCACCGTCGAGCTGATGGGGAAGGTGCTCGACCGGGAGAAGCCGGACTTCGTCGTCATCAACGGCGACGTCATCACGGGCGGATGCGAGACGAGGCTCGCGGTGAAGCAGGCGATCAACAACGTGGTCAGCCCGATGGAGTCCCGCCGCATCCCGTGGGCCGTCACGTTCGGCAACCACGACGAGGACTCGCTGCCGCAGTCCGGCGTCGACGAGGCGGGGATGCTGAAGATCTACCGCTCCTACGAGTACAACGTCAACGCCGAGAACACCCGCGGGGTGACGGGCACGAGCAACACGATCGTGACGATCGGCTCCGCGGCGAAGAAGAACCGCGAGGCGTTCGCCCTCTGGCTGATGGACTCCGGCCGTTACGCACCGGACGCCATCGCCGGACAGGACTTCGCCGGCTACCCGGCATGGGATTGGCTGCGCATGGACCAGGTGGCCTGGTACCGCGACCAGTCCCAGCGGCTGGAACAGCGTCGGGGGCGCAAGGTCCCGGGCCTCATGTTCCTGCACATCGCGCTCTGGGAGCATCGGTTCATGTGGTGGGGCGGAGTGAACACCCGCACGGCAGCCGATGCCGCCCGCGGCAAGGCCCGCCACGGCATCGTCGGGGAGCGCAATGAGGATGAGTGCCCCGGGCCGTTCAACTCGGGGATGTTCAACGCGATCCTCGAGCGGGGAGACGTGAAGGGCGTGTTCGTCGGGCATGACCACGTCAACGATTACATGGGCGACTACTACGGCGTCCTGCTCGGCTACGCTCCCGGAACCGGCTTCGGTGCGTACGGCCTCGACGGCGCGGAACGGAACCGCCTGCGCGGCGCCCGCGTCTTCGAGCTGACGGAGACGGGCGACGAGGTCGCGATCGCGACCCGCGTCGTCTACGCCCGGGACCTCGGCATCGACCTCACCGCGAACGATCAGCCGATGGAGCCGCTGCCGCTGGCTCCGCGTCAGCAGCGTCTCTGAGGGCGGACGGCGACGACGGCGGGGACCCCGACCCGGGTCCCCGCCGTCGTCCGTCGGCCGGTGTCAGGCCTCGACCGCGTCAGCGCGCTGCGACCACAGGTCGCGGATCACGTTCTCGAACGCGGCCGGCGGCTGGGCGCCGCTGATGCCGTACTGCCCGTCGACCACGAAGAACGGCACACCCTGGATCCCGTAGGCGCGGGCCTGGGCCTGGTCGCGCCGCACGTCGGGGAGGTACTGCTCGCTCTCGAGTGCGGCGCGGGCACGGTCGGCGTCGAGTCCGACCTCGGCGGCCAGCGCCACGAGGTCGTCGATGCGCCCCACGTGCTTGCCCTCCGTGAAGTACGCGGACATGAGCCGCTCCTCCATCTCGTGCTGTCGGCCCTCCGCC is from Microbacterium sp. BLY and encodes:
- a CDS encoding septum formation family protein — its product is MMKSRTRRALVLTGSAVAVSLALTGCSAINSILGGGSADATRDEKTGQVTESANIDVFSVKLGDCMLETGSGMLTDANVVPCAEPHDEEVFYEIKMEDGEYSEDAISAASEGCIGDAYTSFVGVSYQESALDVTTLTPSKDSWEQANDRVIQCIIVDPAGQVEGSLKGAAR
- the dnaG gene encoding DNA primase encodes the protein MPRIRQADVDEVKARTNIADIVGERVALKSAGVGSLKGLCPFHDEKSPSFHVRQQVGYYHCFGCGESGDVYSFLRAMDHVSFTEAVERLAGRIGYTLHYEDGGAAPETSGRSRLYAANTAAAEFFRSQLLSPDAEAARRFLGERGFDAGAAAHFGVGFAPRGWDGMLKALTAQGFTREELSTAGLVSTGQRGVYDRFRGRLVWPIRDVSGQTIGFGARKLFDDDQGPKYLNTPETPIYKKAQVLYGLDLAKRDISRGDPRRVVVVEGYTDVMACHLAGLTTAVATCGTAFGAEHIKVLRRVMGDDNASGEVVFTFDGDEAGQKAALRAFTEDDRFNAQTFVAVAPDGLDPCDLRLQRGDAAVRGLMDAKQPMFEFAIDRKLAGFDLATVEGRVGALRAAAPIVAEIRDRLLRPGYERVLARRLGMDPTEVHGEVERAARGAQTTPPTRRESAPRVDPATGAPVVAAVTLASLPRSPDVAVERDALMGALQYGHQVDAALLTRALAEPFRTPGLDAVREAVAAAPDRSRPGWVTDAVNSVREPYRSLAGELLMTPFPARDEAGAVASATDLARRLVLRQLEHEKQELLGAVQRVPADSDGGRALRVRLRDIDVERQRFFAES
- a CDS encoding alcohol dehydrogenase catalytic domain-containing protein, giving the protein MKAVVFRDPQSPIEFVDVDLAPPRAGEVRVRIAAAGVCHSDLHVKRGEWDAAAPLVMGHEGSGVVTELGEGVTTLAVGDHVVLSWVPPCGECRYCRAGHEARCQKVATVVAPLGVLFDGTSRLSRDGEQLHHYLGVSSFAEEVVVPASGAVKVRDDAPLDVIAVVGCAVATGVGAVLNTAAVEPGSTVAVIGCGGVGLNVVQGARLAGAERIVAIDVRPEKTQMALQFGATDRIDASQGDAVAQLRELIPDGVDYAFDAIGRTSTTEQSIQMLGLGGAAVIVGLPPTGARASFEPLVLAEADQRILGSNYGSVRPSIDVPALVDRYMDGQLKIDPLISGRRPLAEAAAALDDLEAGSALRTLLIP
- a CDS encoding ATP-binding cassette domain-containing protein produces the protein MPRTPESPNAIECSDLVIDRIGHGTPNRAVDGVTFSLAPGGLICVAGPTGSGKSTLVAALAGSTDPSVRVVGGSAQVCGVDIRRPGRKHRLLTYRTGFVPQGAGADLPPRLTVNEIIAEPILIRERRVNTRALSIRVATLLDELHLPLGTAAKFPYELSAGMRQRVAIARSFVLEPRVLIADEILANLDLEVRPVVFDAITRRRKEEGMAALLVTNDADFIRELNAETLMLRGGHVVARGVGKDLLWVPNAESDSRR
- a CDS encoding PucR family transcriptional regulator encodes the protein MARDVASVARSLRAALLPGAVPDGRPVNAVLDFASFGPPVDALHATLVIAEEHAIVDADHDRLGALREAVVVTSADGPRLRSVLQAAGITAMVGAPTAPSLLGPTLTSLLAVDQAAEARAITSAMRVLTLAARRSGITGVIAELAHRIDGWAVLLDRHGEVITTAGAGSLHIDDAIAVAVGRPVRVRHRALQVHPVGPGQDISAQLVTAPRNDSSGRGRELSSQAAALLDLLMRTRDSSHLERLGRSMMFETVRHGGDEATRLLRRWGVHERVLRGFALASRTSGVDVEHLLALWLDELGAEHVFTSQRGVVHGVVREDHAEEIAHRARAFASTLYLGLGRPAGTDVLARSIDEARHACEAARTGGERVVRYEAIPTVSFVLGALDADQTGRLARLLDPLRGAERSAELLDTLRVFLASHGAWSESAARLRIHRQTLTARIRRIEDLLGLSLSDPDDRVAAWLALRAADG
- a CDS encoding deoxyguanosinetriphosphate triphosphohydrolase codes for the protein MADDPRVGSRADGYDVRDAERFFAETHRSERDDFARDRARVLHSAALRRLAAKTQVLSPASTADFARNRLTHSLEVAQVGRELAAALGVSADVVDTACLSHDLGHPPFGHNGERALNEWAEAIGGFEGNAQSLRILTRLEAKVLDADGSSVGLNLTRASLDATCKYPWTVDSPVPDPGGRLKFGVYPEDEAVFRWMREGAPGRLRCIEAEIMDLSDDIAYSVHDFEDAIVNGYVDVAQLADPAAHEALLSRIQQWVGYDFTRDELADALYRLASQPMWLASFDRSRQDLARLKNLTSDLIGRFARAAVSATRDAFGGTALVRYNAHVIVPRVVEVEIAVLKGIMGQAIVTIDARKGVYKEQRRVLKRLADALWSTDTLWSAGADVLEPAFAADFVAAESDAERARVVVDQIASLTDQSAIDWHNRLVGEIDPAEVGIWTPRHARPGARTPVERRPVAEGVH
- a CDS encoding APC family permease; this translates as MSDTVVAPPGAPKDAGLRTGVMSGPELAAQAIANIAPSAVIAFTAAAIFLGAGNGTIYAFALATIVILCVGYCVVVFARKHASAGSLYTYVSKGLGPFGAFLAGVTLLIGCFGIAAASLSGSVSYMAQFLSMLGLPAQGLGWDIGLAIVLGGLATLFTIRGIRLSARVSLVLELISVGIILVLLIAALAWAGPAAWDPAQVLATGSSFQGVASGMVLGILGFVGFSSADALGREAKEPYKAIPRAIMCSALGVGVLYVFAAYTQIAVLGDDLATAASPLESMSALIGMPGWFAAVLTFGVSASFFAVVVAPLNVIGRIVYVMGKEGVVAERFGRTHEQHLTPHRVLIIAGAAAVTVDIVLLLAGAATGDILVWVNTWGTYGYMVAYALVAIACVVYTQRAKMRNGLVKVCATVAVVTMAYVFFANVWPVPAFPYNVIPYVFLAAVALALTRYAWLARRRPDVIARIGNTETSAMEGVG